In Neofelis nebulosa isolate mNeoNeb1 chromosome 7, mNeoNeb1.pri, whole genome shotgun sequence, the following proteins share a genomic window:
- the STOML1 gene encoding stomatin-like protein 1 isoform X2 has translation MLGRSGYRALPLGDFDRFQQSSFGFLGSQKGCLSPERGGVGPGADAPQSWPSYLCHGLISFLGFLLLLITFPVSGWFALKIVPTYERMIVFRLGRIRTPQGPGMVLLLPFIDSFQRVDLRTRAFNVPPCKLASKDGAVLSVGADVQFRIWDPVLSVMTVKDLNTATRMTAQNAMTKALLKRPLREIQMEKLKISDQLLLEINDVTRAWGLEVDRVELAVEAVLQPPQDSPAGSSLDSTLQQLALHFLGGGLSSGAGGAPPPGPADTLEMVSEVELPAPHGGAGPSPKQPVAEGLLTALQPFLSEALVSQVGACYQFNVLLPSGTQSIYFLDLTTGHGRVGHGVPDGIPDVVVEMAEADLRALLCRELRPLGAYMSGRLKVKGDLAVAMKLEAVLRALK, from the exons ATGCTCGGCAGGTCCGGGTATCGGGCGCTGCCCTTGGGGGACTTTGACCGTTTCCAGCAGTCGAGCTTCGGCTTCCTGGGCTCGCAGAAGGGCTGCTTGTCCCCGGAGCGGGGCGGCGTGGGGCCGGGGGCCG ATGCGCCCCAGAGCTGGCCTTCCTACCTCTGCCATGGCCTCATCAGTTTCCTGGGGTTCTTGCTGCTGCTGATTACCTTCCCTGTTTCCGGCTGGTTTGCCTTGAAG ATTGTGCCCACCTATGAGCGGATGATAGTGTTTCGACTGGGCAGGATCCGCACCCCTCAAGGGCCTGGCATGGTTCTGCTCCTGCCCTTCATTGACTCCTTTCAGCGGGTAGACTTGAGGACACGAGCTTTCAATGTCCCTCCCTGCAAG TTGGCCTCTAAGGATGGGGCTGTGCTGTCTGTGGGGGCCGACGTCCAGTTTCGCATCTGGGACCCGGTACTATCTGTGATGACTGTGAAGGACCTGAACACAGCCACGCGCATGACAGCCCAGAATGCCATGACCAAGGCCCTGCTCAAGAGGCCTCTGCGGGAGATCCAGATGGAGAAGCTCAAGATCAGCGACCAGCTCCTG CTGGAAATCAACGATGTGAccagggcctgggggctggaggtGGACCGAGTGGAACTGGCAGTGGAGGCTGTGCTCCAGCCACCCCAGGACAGCCCAGCGGGGTCCAGCCTAGACAGCACCCTCCAGCAGCTGGCCCTCCACTTCCTGGGAGGAGGCCTGTCCTCGGGGGCAGgaggtgccccacccccagggccag CGGACACCTTGGAGATGGTGAGCGAAGTCGAGCTGCCTGCCCCTCATGGCGGCGCCGGGCCCAGCCCGAAGCAGCCTGTGGCCGAGGGGCTGCTGACGGCCCTGCAGCCCTTCCTTTCGGAGGCCCTGGTCAGCCAGGTCGGGGCCTGCTACCAGTTCAACGTCCTCCTGCCCAGCGGGACCCAGAGCATCTACTTCCTCGACCTCACTACAG GGCACGGGAGGGTAGGACACGGGGTGCCTGACGGCATCCCTGATGTGGTGGTGGAGATGGCTGAAGCAGACCTGCGGGCCCTTCTGTGCAGGGAGCTGCGGCCCCTGGGGGCCTACATGAGTGGGCGGCTAAAGGTGAAGGGCGACCTGGCCGTGGCCATGAAGCTGGAGGCTGTCCTCAGAGCCCTGAAGTAG
- the STOML1 gene encoding stomatin-like protein 1 isoform X1, translating to MLGRSGYRALPLGDFDRFQQSSFGFLGSQKGCLSPERGGVGPGADAPQSWPSYLCHGLISFLGFLLLLITFPVSGWFALKIVPTYERMIVFRLGRIRTPQGPGMVLLLPFIDSFQRVDLRTRAFNVPPCKLASKDGAVLSVGADVQFRIWDPVLSVMTVKDLNTATRMTAQNAMTKALLKRPLREIQMEKLKISDQLLVGSSHTVELEINDVTRAWGLEVDRVELAVEAVLQPPQDSPAGSSLDSTLQQLALHFLGGGLSSGAGGAPPPGPADTLEMVSEVELPAPHGGAGPSPKQPVAEGLLTALQPFLSEALVSQVGACYQFNVLLPSGTQSIYFLDLTTGHGRVGHGVPDGIPDVVVEMAEADLRALLCRELRPLGAYMSGRLKVKGDLAVAMKLEAVLRALK from the exons ATGCTCGGCAGGTCCGGGTATCGGGCGCTGCCCTTGGGGGACTTTGACCGTTTCCAGCAGTCGAGCTTCGGCTTCCTGGGCTCGCAGAAGGGCTGCTTGTCCCCGGAGCGGGGCGGCGTGGGGCCGGGGGCCG ATGCGCCCCAGAGCTGGCCTTCCTACCTCTGCCATGGCCTCATCAGTTTCCTGGGGTTCTTGCTGCTGCTGATTACCTTCCCTGTTTCCGGCTGGTTTGCCTTGAAG ATTGTGCCCACCTATGAGCGGATGATAGTGTTTCGACTGGGCAGGATCCGCACCCCTCAAGGGCCTGGCATGGTTCTGCTCCTGCCCTTCATTGACTCCTTTCAGCGGGTAGACTTGAGGACACGAGCTTTCAATGTCCCTCCCTGCAAG TTGGCCTCTAAGGATGGGGCTGTGCTGTCTGTGGGGGCCGACGTCCAGTTTCGCATCTGGGACCCGGTACTATCTGTGATGACTGTGAAGGACCTGAACACAGCCACGCGCATGACAGCCCAGAATGCCATGACCAAGGCCCTGCTCAAGAGGCCTCTGCGGGAGATCCAGATGGAGAAGCTCAAGATCAGCGACCAGCTCCTGGTAGGCAGCTCTCACACGGTAGAG CTGGAAATCAACGATGTGAccagggcctgggggctggaggtGGACCGAGTGGAACTGGCAGTGGAGGCTGTGCTCCAGCCACCCCAGGACAGCCCAGCGGGGTCCAGCCTAGACAGCACCCTCCAGCAGCTGGCCCTCCACTTCCTGGGAGGAGGCCTGTCCTCGGGGGCAGgaggtgccccacccccagggccag CGGACACCTTGGAGATGGTGAGCGAAGTCGAGCTGCCTGCCCCTCATGGCGGCGCCGGGCCCAGCCCGAAGCAGCCTGTGGCCGAGGGGCTGCTGACGGCCCTGCAGCCCTTCCTTTCGGAGGCCCTGGTCAGCCAGGTCGGGGCCTGCTACCAGTTCAACGTCCTCCTGCCCAGCGGGACCCAGAGCATCTACTTCCTCGACCTCACTACAG GGCACGGGAGGGTAGGACACGGGGTGCCTGACGGCATCCCTGATGTGGTGGTGGAGATGGCTGAAGCAGACCTGCGGGCCCTTCTGTGCAGGGAGCTGCGGCCCCTGGGGGCCTACATGAGTGGGCGGCTAAAGGTGAAGGGCGACCTGGCCGTGGCCATGAAGCTGGAGGCTGTCCTCAGAGCCCTGAAGTAG
- the STOML1 gene encoding stomatin-like protein 1 isoform X3, protein MIVFRLGRIRTPQGPGMVLLLPFIDSFQRVDLRTRAFNVPPCKLASKDGAVLSVGADVQFRIWDPVLSVMTVKDLNTATRMTAQNAMTKALLKRPLREIQMEKLKISDQLLVGSSHTVELEINDVTRAWGLEVDRVELAVEAVLQPPQDSPAGSSLDSTLQQLALHFLGGGLSSGAGGAPPPGPADTLEMVSEVELPAPHGGAGPSPKQPVAEGLLTALQPFLSEALVSQVGACYQFNVLLPSGTQSIYFLDLTTGHGRVGHGVPDGIPDVVVEMAEADLRALLCRELRPLGAYMSGRLKVKGDLAVAMKLEAVLRALK, encoded by the exons ATGATAGTGTTTCGACTGGGCAGGATCCGCACCCCTCAAGGGCCTGGCATGGTTCTGCTCCTGCCCTTCATTGACTCCTTTCAGCGGGTAGACTTGAGGACACGAGCTTTCAATGTCCCTCCCTGCAAG TTGGCCTCTAAGGATGGGGCTGTGCTGTCTGTGGGGGCCGACGTCCAGTTTCGCATCTGGGACCCGGTACTATCTGTGATGACTGTGAAGGACCTGAACACAGCCACGCGCATGACAGCCCAGAATGCCATGACCAAGGCCCTGCTCAAGAGGCCTCTGCGGGAGATCCAGATGGAGAAGCTCAAGATCAGCGACCAGCTCCTGGTAGGCAGCTCTCACACGGTAGAG CTGGAAATCAACGATGTGAccagggcctgggggctggaggtGGACCGAGTGGAACTGGCAGTGGAGGCTGTGCTCCAGCCACCCCAGGACAGCCCAGCGGGGTCCAGCCTAGACAGCACCCTCCAGCAGCTGGCCCTCCACTTCCTGGGAGGAGGCCTGTCCTCGGGGGCAGgaggtgccccacccccagggccag CGGACACCTTGGAGATGGTGAGCGAAGTCGAGCTGCCTGCCCCTCATGGCGGCGCCGGGCCCAGCCCGAAGCAGCCTGTGGCCGAGGGGCTGCTGACGGCCCTGCAGCCCTTCCTTTCGGAGGCCCTGGTCAGCCAGGTCGGGGCCTGCTACCAGTTCAACGTCCTCCTGCCCAGCGGGACCCAGAGCATCTACTTCCTCGACCTCACTACAG GGCACGGGAGGGTAGGACACGGGGTGCCTGACGGCATCCCTGATGTGGTGGTGGAGATGGCTGAAGCAGACCTGCGGGCCCTTCTGTGCAGGGAGCTGCGGCCCCTGGGGGCCTACATGAGTGGGCGGCTAAAGGTGAAGGGCGACCTGGCCGTGGCCATGAAGCTGGAGGCTGTCCTCAGAGCCCTGAAGTAG